One Oligoflexus sp. genomic region harbors:
- a CDS encoding protein-glutamate O-methyltransferase CheR: MRTSVEDIEIKLLIQAIHACYGYDFGGYNEMSFRRLVSVILAKYGIATISCLQDEILHKPEFFARVLPDLTVTTSEMFRDPDFYRAFRDEIVPYLKTWPAFKIWHAGCSTGEEVYSLAILLKESGLYERAVIYATDINPTALKTAKEGIYPVTQIKRDTQNYIAAGGRESFSSYYMASYDAVRFDPGLRKNILFAAHNLVVDDVFCEAHVILCRNVLIYFDRDLQARVLDLFSRSLAYKSYLCLGSNETVQFIAGGQDFQTVSDQQKIFRKVVRSGAPIQ; this comes from the coding sequence ATGCGGACGTCGGTGGAAGATATCGAAATCAAGCTGCTGATTCAGGCGATTCATGCCTGCTATGGCTATGATTTCGGTGGATATAACGAAATGTCGTTCAGGCGACTCGTGAGTGTCATCCTGGCGAAATATGGGATTGCCACGATTTCGTGTCTGCAGGATGAGATTTTGCATAAGCCGGAATTTTTCGCAAGGGTCCTGCCGGACTTGACGGTGACGACCAGCGAAATGTTCCGGGATCCTGATTTTTATCGGGCGTTCCGGGACGAGATCGTCCCCTATTTGAAGACCTGGCCGGCCTTCAAAATATGGCATGCGGGCTGTAGCACAGGGGAAGAGGTGTACTCCCTGGCCATTCTTTTGAAGGAGTCGGGCCTTTACGAAAGGGCTGTGATTTATGCCACGGATATCAACCCCACGGCTTTGAAGACGGCCAAGGAGGGGATCTATCCTGTGACGCAGATCAAGCGCGATACGCAGAATTATATAGCGGCTGGCGGTCGTGAAAGTTTTTCCTCGTATTACATGGCATCCTATGATGCTGTGCGCTTTGATCCCGGGCTTCGTAAGAACATCTTGTTCGCTGCCCACAATCTGGTAGTGGATGACGTCTTCTGCGAAGCTCATGTGATTTTATGCCGCAATGTTCTGATCTATTTCGATCGTGATTTGCAGGCCAGGGTGCTCGACCTCTTTTCGCGCAGTCTGGCGTATAAAAGTTATCTTTGTCTTGGGTCCAATGAAACGGTGCAGTTCATAGCTGGTGGTCAGGATTTTCAAACTGTTTCCGATCAACAGAAGATTTTTCGCAAGGTGGTCCGCAGTGGAGCACCGATTCAGTGA